One part of the Mariniflexile litorale genome encodes these proteins:
- a CDS encoding 3'-5' exonuclease — MNFDWLFKKNQKNPDFWQAYLDTFNKKKRKDTSIANTRFIAFDTETTGFDKKEDRILSIGAVSFVGKTIQVKNSLELYLDQDVFRPETVKIHGLMKSGSPDKVSELEAIKIFLAYIKNAVLIAHHANFDKNMVNEMLARHDLGKLKNKFIDTGVLYKKSLHIIYRQKEKIYTLDELGKELNVPMVDRHTATGDALITALVFLKITGRLDKRKNLDWGYLLDG, encoded by the coding sequence ATGAATTTTGATTGGTTATTTAAGAAAAACCAAAAAAATCCTGATTTTTGGCAGGCATATCTCGATACGTTCAATAAAAAGAAAAGGAAAGATACTTCTATTGCAAACACCCGTTTTATAGCTTTTGATACTGAAACCACAGGATTTGATAAAAAAGAAGACCGTATTTTATCTATTGGAGCTGTTTCATTTGTTGGGAAAACCATTCAGGTAAAGAATAGTTTGGAGTTATATTTAGATCAGGATGTTTTTAGACCAGAAACTGTTAAAATTCATGGGTTAATGAAATCGGGCTCTCCAGATAAAGTATCGGAATTAGAAGCTATAAAAATCTTTTTAGCTTATATTAAAAATGCGGTTTTAATAGCACACCATGCCAATTTTGATAAAAATATGGTAAACGAAATGCTTGCAAGACATGATTTAGGAAAACTAAAAAACAAGTTTATTGATACTGGTGTTTTGTACAAAAAATCACTTCACATAATTTACAGACAAAAAGAAAAAATATACACTCTAGATGAATTAGGAAAAGAATTAAACGTCCCAATGGTAGATAGACATACAGCTACTGGAGATGCTTTAATAACTGCTCTAGTATTTTTAAAAATTACAGGACGTTTAGACAAACGTAAAAACCTAGATTGGGGTTATTTATTAGATGGATAA
- the acs gene encoding acetate--CoA ligase, whose protein sequence is MSNYHIKHLEEYYQVYRKSIREPENFWEEVAEEHFVWRKKWDHVLSWDFTKPEVKWFEGAKLNITENCIDRHLATRGDKTAILFEPNNPDEPSEHITYSELYKRVNQFANVLKAQGIQKGDRVCIYVPMIPELAISLLACARIGAIHSVVFAGFSSTALATRINDSDCKMVITADGSYRGAKSIDLKGIVDEALDQCPGVKRVLVTKRTNSEVTMKEGRDLWLQPLLDAASTDCKAEIMDAEDPLFILYTSGSTGLPKGMVHTTAGYMVYTAYTFKNVFQYRENDVYWCTADIGWITGHSYIVYGPLANGATTVMFEGVPSYPDFGRFWEIVEKHKVTQFYTAPTAIRALAKQGVELVEKYNLSSLKVLGSVGEPINEEAWHWYNDVVGKNKSPIVDSWWQTETGGIMITPIPYVTPTKPTYATLPFIGIQPVLMDEHGSELKGNQVEGRLCIKFPWPSIARTIWGNHERYRETYFSAYENKYFTGDGALRDEVGYYRITGRVDDVIIVSGHNLGTAPIEDAINEHPAVAESAIVGFPHDIKGSALYGYVTLKDTGESRDQNNLRKEINQLISDKIGPIAKLDKIQFTQGLPKTRSGKIMRRILRKIASKDTSNLGDTSTLLNPEVVQDIMDNAL, encoded by the coding sequence ATGAGTAATTACCACATAAAACATTTAGAAGAATATTATCAAGTTTATAGAAAATCCATTAGAGAGCCCGAAAATTTTTGGGAAGAAGTAGCTGAAGAACATTTTGTATGGCGCAAAAAATGGGACCATGTATTAAGTTGGGATTTCACTAAACCTGAAGTAAAATGGTTTGAAGGGGCGAAGCTTAATATTACCGAAAACTGTATTGATAGGCATTTAGCAACCCGTGGTGATAAAACCGCAATTTTGTTCGAACCCAATAATCCAGATGAGCCATCAGAGCATATTACTTACAGTGAGTTGTACAAACGGGTTAATCAGTTTGCTAACGTATTGAAAGCGCAAGGTATACAAAAAGGTGATCGAGTGTGTATTTATGTACCCATGATTCCAGAACTTGCTATTTCACTCTTAGCCTGTGCACGCATAGGAGCCATTCATTCAGTGGTATTTGCTGGATTTTCTTCAACAGCATTAGCAACACGAATTAATGATAGTGATTGTAAAATGGTTATTACAGCCGATGGATCTTATCGAGGCGCTAAATCAATCGATTTAAAAGGGATTGTAGATGAAGCTTTAGATCAATGTCCAGGTGTAAAAAGGGTGTTAGTTACAAAACGCACTAATTCTGAAGTAACAATGAAAGAGGGGCGCGATTTATGGTTACAACCACTTTTAGATGCAGCTTCAACAGACTGTAAAGCCGAAATAATGGATGCAGAAGATCCTTTATTTATATTATATACCTCAGGATCAACAGGGTTGCCAAAAGGCATGGTGCATACCACGGCAGGTTATATGGTTTATACTGCTTATACTTTTAAGAATGTGTTTCAGTATCGTGAAAATGATGTGTATTGGTGTACGGCTGATATTGGTTGGATTACTGGACACAGCTACATTGTTTACGGACCGCTAGCGAATGGAGCGACTACGGTTATGTTCGAAGGTGTACCTAGTTATCCAGATTTTGGACGTTTTTGGGAAATAGTGGAAAAACATAAAGTGACACAGTTTTATACGGCACCAACCGCTATTCGTGCTTTGGCAAAACAAGGTGTCGAGTTGGTTGAAAAATATAATTTATCATCTTTAAAAGTATTAGGAAGTGTTGGTGAACCTATCAACGAAGAAGCATGGCATTGGTATAACGATGTGGTGGGGAAAAACAAAAGCCCTATTGTAGACTCTTGGTGGCAAACTGAAACTGGAGGTATCATGATAACACCCATACCCTATGTTACTCCAACAAAACCAACTTATGCGACTTTGCCTTTTATAGGTATACAACCTGTACTAATGGATGAACATGGTAGTGAACTTAAAGGCAATCAAGTAGAAGGACGTTTGTGTATCAAATTTCCTTGGCCCTCTATAGCTCGTACGATTTGGGGAAATCATGAACGTTATAGAGAAACCTATTTTTCTGCTTATGAAAATAAATATTTTACAGGTGATGGTGCCTTGCGAGATGAAGTGGGGTATTACCGTATCACGGGTAGGGTAGACGATGTTATTATTGTGTCTGGGCATAATTTAGGAACAGCACCTATTGAAGATGCCATTAATGAACACCCAGCAGTAGCTGAATCAGCTATTGTAGGTTTTCCACATGATATTAAAGGAAGTGCTTTATATGGTTATGTAACGCTTAAAGATACGGGCGAGTCGAGAGACCAAAATAATTTACGAAAAGAAATAAATCAACTTATTTCCGATAAAATTGGACCTATAGCAAAACTTGATAAAATTCAATTTACACAAGGTTTACCTAAAACACGTTCAGGAAAAATCATGCGTCGTATTTTACGTAAAATAGCAAGTAAAGACACCTCAAATTTAGGTGATACAAGCACCTTGTTAAACCCAGAAGTGGTGCAGGATATTATGGATAATGCTCTTTAA
- a CDS encoding sodium:solute symporter family protein gives MGVQNWTYIIVGITFTLYIGIAIWSRAGSTKEFYVAGGGVSPLANGMATAADWMSAASFISMAGIISFAGYDGAVYLMGWTGGYVLLALLLAPYLRKFGKFTVPDFIGDRYYSNTARLVGVFCALIVSFTYVAGQMRGVGLVFSRFLEVDINTGVIIGMIIVLFYAVLGGMKGITYTQVAQYCVLIFAFMVPAIFISIQMTGNPIPQLGFGSKLADGSGTYLLDKLDGLSTDLGFAEYTEGSKSMIDVFAITLALMVGTAGLPHVIVRFFTVKRVKDARKSAGLALLLIALLYTVAPAVSVFARTNLIETVSNQSYATMPEWFKKWETTGLIVFDDKNNDGHIQYLADPIKNELIVDNDIMVLANPEIAQLPDWVIALVAAGALAAALSTAAGLLLVISSSVSHDLIKKMINPNISEKGELIAARLAAVVAVCVAGYFGINPPGFVAATVALAFGLAAASFFPAIILGIFYKKMNKEGAIAGMVVGILSMLFYMLKFKFDWFGGGGKADWWFGISPEGFGTIAMIINFIVSIVIMKFTPEPPQDVQDIVENIRIPNGAGEATGH, from the coding sequence TTGGGCGTCCAAAATTGGACCTACATTATAGTAGGTATTACATTCACACTTTATATTGGTATTGCCATTTGGTCTAGAGCAGGTTCCACCAAAGAGTTTTATGTTGCAGGTGGAGGGGTGTCACCTTTAGCCAATGGTATGGCAACTGCAGCCGATTGGATGAGTGCCGCTTCCTTTATATCTATGGCAGGTATTATTTCGTTTGCAGGTTATGATGGTGCTGTGTATTTAATGGGATGGACTGGTGGATATGTGCTATTAGCTTTATTATTAGCACCTTATTTGCGTAAATTCGGAAAATTTACAGTGCCAGATTTTATTGGTGATAGGTATTACTCTAATACGGCTCGTTTAGTAGGCGTTTTTTGTGCGCTTATAGTATCATTTACGTATGTAGCGGGTCAAATGCGTGGTGTAGGTTTAGTATTTTCTCGGTTTTTAGAAGTGGATATTAATACAGGGGTTATTATTGGTATGATAATCGTCTTGTTTTATGCTGTATTAGGAGGTATGAAAGGAATAACCTATACGCAGGTAGCTCAATATTGTGTGCTTATTTTTGCATTTATGGTGCCTGCTATTTTTATATCGATTCAAATGACGGGGAACCCCATTCCGCAATTAGGTTTTGGTAGTAAGTTGGCAGATGGTTCTGGAACCTATTTACTAGATAAATTAGATGGATTAAGTACAGATCTTGGTTTTGCAGAATATACTGAAGGCTCCAAATCAATGATTGATGTATTTGCTATCACTTTAGCATTAATGGTTGGTACCGCAGGTTTGCCACATGTTATTGTTCGCTTCTTTACAGTAAAGCGTGTTAAAGATGCTCGTAAATCGGCAGGATTAGCTTTGTTATTAATTGCTCTTTTATATACGGTAGCTCCAGCAGTTTCTGTTTTTGCAAGAACGAATTTGATCGAAACGGTATCTAACCAATCGTACGCTACAATGCCAGAGTGGTTCAAAAAGTGGGAAACTACAGGTTTAATTGTGTTTGATGATAAGAATAACGATGGTCATATCCAATATCTAGCAGATCCTATTAAAAACGAATTGATAGTAGATAATGATATTATGGTACTAGCCAATCCTGAGATTGCACAATTACCAGACTGGGTTATTGCTTTAGTCGCGGCTGGTGCATTAGCAGCTGCATTATCAACGGCAGCAGGTTTATTATTGGTTATTTCATCATCCGTTTCTCATGATTTAATAAAGAAAATGATCAATCCAAATATTTCAGAAAAAGGGGAATTAATTGCAGCGCGTTTAGCGGCAGTAGTAGCAGTTTGTGTAGCAGGTTATTTTGGAATTAATCCTCCAGGATTTGTGGCAGCAACAGTTGCTTTAGCATTTGGTTTAGCCGCAGCTTCCTTTTTTCCAGCTATTATTTTAGGGATTTTTTATAAGAAGATGAATAAAGAAGGTGCTATTGCCGGTATGGTTGTAGGTATCTTGTCTATGCTTTTTTATATGCTTAAATTTAAGTTCGACTGGTTTGGTGGCGGCGGAAAAGCAGATTGGTGGTTCGGAATTTCGCCTGAAGGCTTTGGTACTATCGCTATGATTATTAACTTTATAGTATCTATTGTTATTATGAAGTTCACACCAGAACCTCCACAAGATGTACAAGATATTGTTGAAAACATACGTATACCAAACGGTGCAGGGGAAGCAACAGGACATTAA
- a CDS encoding DUF4212 domain-containing protein, protein MSKNNAKAYWKENIRYLFILLAVWFVVSFGAGILLKDTLNNIRIGGFKLGFWFAQQGSIYVFVVLIFVYVRLMNKLDKKYGYDE, encoded by the coding sequence ATGTCAAAAAACAATGCAAAGGCCTATTGGAAAGAAAATATTAGGTACCTCTTTATACTATTAGCCGTTTGGTTTGTGGTGTCTTTTGGTGCTGGTATCTTACTTAAAGACACACTAAATAACATACGAATAGGAGGTTTTAAATTAGGTTTTTGGTTTGCTCAACAAGGGTCTATTTACGTGTTTGTTGTACTCATATTTGTGTATGTTCGTCTTATGAATAAACTTGATAAAAAATATGGTTATGATGAATAG
- a CDS encoding heparan-alpha-glucosaminide N-acetyltransferase domain-containing protein, translating to MQTNRLYFIDAVRAFAILMMLQGHFIDTLLDPLYRNSIYPAYNVWSYFRGITAPTFFTISGLVFTYLLLRANAKGDDKKRMKKGIFRGLLLLGIGYSLRVNLVSWFTGYFSPYFLVIDVLQCIGLSLILLVILYYIFKNHSYIFSIVLFCIACAIFVSEPLYRNLVIDDVPLVFANYMTKVNGSVFTILPWFGYSASGAFLSTVFFRHSHRSRFKQFTIATFFIVGLFLIYYSTEFLFYLHKVTGYELLYRSADYNYLFIRMGNVLILFGLFYTFERYLKQSIISRIGEKTLSMYVIHFILLYGSFTGYGLKKFYNQSLSPWEAIFGAAMFVIVVCLISFYYAKTNHFVYNLARKFTSLFKRKQHGI from the coding sequence TTGCAAACTAATCGCTTATATTTTATTGATGCTGTTCGAGCATTTGCCATTTTAATGATGCTTCAAGGGCATTTTATTGATACCCTCTTAGATCCACTTTACAGAAATTCCATTTACCCCGCTTATAATGTATGGTCGTATTTTAGAGGTATAACGGCTCCTACTTTTTTTACTATTTCTGGATTGGTTTTTACTTATTTATTATTGCGCGCCAATGCCAAAGGCGACGATAAAAAACGAATGAAAAAAGGCATATTTAGGGGGCTTTTATTATTAGGAATTGGTTATAGTTTGCGTGTTAATTTAGTAAGCTGGTTTACTGGTTATTTTAGTCCGTACTTCCTAGTCATAGACGTGCTACAATGTATCGGTTTATCACTTATACTTTTAGTAATACTTTATTATATATTTAAAAACCATAGCTATATTTTTTCCATTGTACTTTTTTGCATAGCTTGTGCCATCTTTGTTTCGGAGCCTTTATATAGAAATTTAGTAATAGATGATGTTCCGCTAGTTTTTGCAAATTACATGACTAAAGTTAATGGTTCTGTATTTACTATATTACCTTGGTTTGGATATTCAGCAAGTGGAGCTTTTTTATCTACCGTATTTTTTAGACATTCACACCGCAGTCGTTTTAAACAATTTACCATTGCTACGTTTTTTATTGTAGGCTTATTTTTAATTTATTATTCAACCGAATTTCTTTTTTATCTTCATAAAGTAACAGGCTATGAACTGTTATATAGAAGTGCCGATTACAATTACTTGTTTATAAGAATGGGTAATGTTTTAATCCTTTTTGGATTGTTTTATACTTTTGAACGCTATTTAAAACAATCCATTATTTCTCGAATAGGAGAAAAAACATTGTCTATGTATGTTATTCATTTTATTCTTCTTTACGGAAGTTTTACTGGTTATGGATTAAAAAAGTTCTACAACCAATCTTTAAGCCCATGGGAAGCTATTTTTGGCGCCGCTATGTTTGTGATAGTAGTTTGCCTAATATCATTTTACTACGCCAAAACCAATCACTTTGTTTATAATTTAGCCAGAAAATTCACTAGTTTATTTAAAAGGAAACAACATGGCATTTGA